ACGATCCGAGCGCTGGACGAGGTCTCGGCCGCGATCGCGGCGGCGGTCGAGGAGCAGTCGGCCGTCACGCGCGAGATGTCGGGCAGCATGCACACGGCCGCGCACGGGGTGGCGACGATCGCCGGCGGTATGGAGGCGATCGCCAGGGCGAGCGAGCAGGTCGATGTCGCGACGCGCCAAGTTCGCGAAGCGGCCCGCGCGGTCGGTTGAGCACACGCCGACACTATCGGACTGGGACTATCGCAAGGGGGCTCGCGGGGAGACGATCACGTTCGCGCCATGAGTGAGTTACTGCTGATCAGCGACGACCTGAGCCGAACGGAGCGGCTCGCCCGTCATCTCGGCGCCTTCCGGGCCTGCCGCATCCACGACCTCTACGACGACGCGCCGCCGCCGAGAGCCGAACTGATCGTCAGCGACGTGAAGGATCTCACGTCCGAGGCGATCCTGCGCCTGCGCGGCGTGCTCCCCCACGTCCGCGGCTCCGGCACGCCCTTTCTCTTCCTGTTGCACGACAACTCGGCCCGCACGCACATCCAAGCCGATCTGCTCGGCGCGTCAGGGACCTTGAGCGCCGCGGCCGCCATGCGTCTGCTCGATGAGGCGCTGGCCTGCCTGCAGGAGCAAACCGAGGCTACGCCGTCGAAGACGAGGCGGCAGGCCGATCAAGCGCGGCAGTTCCTGCGCGAGACGTTCGTGCCCGGCCGGGATCTGTCCTCGGCGATCATCGACACCGGCACAGAGATCGTGTCGGGAGCGGTGCGCGAGAGCGGGATCCGGAATTGGATCCGTGCGGTCCGGCGCTTCGACGACGCCACGCACCAGCACTGCCTGCTCGTCGCTGGCCTCGCCGTCGCGTTCGCCGGGTCACTGGGCCTGGGCGCGCCGGACCGCCACAGCTTGGCGAAAGCCGCGCTGCTCCACGACGTCGGCAAGATCGCCGTCCCGCCCGCGATCCTGAACAAGCCCGGTCCTTTGAATGCGGCCGAGATGCGGATCATGCGGACGCATCCCGGCTACAGCCACGCGATGCTCGTCGGCCGGGGCTTCGAGGAAACGATGCTGACGGTGGTGCGCTCTCACCATGAGATGCTCGACGGCACCGGCTACCCGGATCGTCTCAAAGGCTGCGAGATCCCCGACCTCGTACGGTTGGTCACGGTCTGCGACGTCTACGGTGCGCTGATCGAGCGCCGTCCCTACCGCGCTCCGCTGGCCGGCGCGAAGGCCTTCAGTATCCTAAGCGGCATGACAGATCGTCTCGACGGCGACCTCGTGCGGGCGTTCCAGCCGGTGGCGACGGCCTACGATCCATCGCTGCCCCCAGCGACGTTGCCGAGCTGACGGCGCGCCGAGAAGATCCGTACCGCGGCTTGGACTGGAGCTACGGATGTTCGTTCAGAAGCCTCAGCTGCTC
The sequence above is drawn from the Methylobacterium mesophilicum SR1.6/6 genome and encodes:
- a CDS encoding HD-GYP domain-containing protein, translated to MSELLLISDDLSRTERLARHLGAFRACRIHDLYDDAPPPRAELIVSDVKDLTSEAILRLRGVLPHVRGSGTPFLFLLHDNSARTHIQADLLGASGTLSAAAAMRLLDEALACLQEQTEATPSKTRRQADQARQFLRETFVPGRDLSSAIIDTGTEIVSGAVRESGIRNWIRAVRRFDDATHQHCLLVAGLAVAFAGSLGLGAPDRHSLAKAALLHDVGKIAVPPAILNKPGPLNAAEMRIMRTHPGYSHAMLVGRGFEETMLTVVRSHHEMLDGTGYPDRLKGCEIPDLVRLVTVCDVYGALIERRPYRAPLAGAKAFSILSGMTDRLDGDLVRAFQPVATAYDPSLPPATLPS